A window of Chloroflexota bacterium genomic DNA:
CAGCGGCGGAGTTGTAGGCCAGGGTCAGGATGGCCCCCAGCACCGGCGTGATGCACGGCGTCCACCCAACGGCGAAGGCGCTCCCTACCCCCGCCGACTTCCAGTAGGAGGGTCGTTCCCCGTGCGGCCCTTGTGGTCGAACCTCACGGTAGTAGAAGCGGTCAATGAAGCTCGCCGCCGGGGCCAGCACTGGCCGCACCACCGGCAACCTGAAGGCCCCGGCCATATAGAGGCCGAAGACGATGAGCACAACGCCCGCCACCCGCGCGATCAGGGCGTCGTAGCCGCCGGCCGTCCCTCCCAGCAGGCCTACCGTGGCCCCAAGGGCGATGAAGACGATGGAGAAGCCGACGACGAAGGCGATGGAGTGGAGAAAGGTCGTCTTGCCGCCTTGGATCTTGCCGTTCTGCACAGAGACGCCTGAAAGGTGGCCCAGGTAGATCGGCACCAGCGGCAGCACGCACGGCGAGACGAAGGAGACGACTCCTCCCGCAAATGCGAGCCCCAAGGACGCGATGGAAAGGCTTTCGATGGTCATAGGAGGGGCGTCAGCCCCTTCTATTGTACGGATTCAGCCACTGGTAGGTTTGAATTCCCTAGCCTCTCCCCTACCCAAGGACGAGCAAGCGTGGAAGGGGTCACTTGGCCGATCTAGAAAGTGGCCTCGGCTGTGGTCGGCAAAGCGTCCCTTCCTTCGTGTGCTCCTTTGTATGGGGCAAGAGGGAGAAGTCTCCCTCTCTGCCATCCGCCACTTTCGCCATCGCGCACCCTTCGCTAGCATCATGCGCGAGACGGTTGGCGCGAGGGCGGCATCTAGACCTTTAGAAGGCCTCCACCAGATTCAACCGGCAGCGCGACACCCTGCGGCTCAGGGCAGCGCTACAGCAGCGCTACAAAGCGCTACAAGCGGCAAGTTCCACCACGCCAACAGGTTCAGGGGCGCCGCTACACCGAATGCCTCTGCCTTGCGCCCGCC
This region includes:
- a CDS encoding cytochrome c biogenesis protein CcdA produces the protein MTIESLSIASLGLAFAGGVVSFVSPCVLPLVPIYLGHLSGVSVQNGKIQGGKTTFLHSIAFVVGFSIVFIALGATVGLLGGTAGGYDALIARVAGVVLIVFGLYMAGAFRLPVVRPVLAPAASFIDRFYYREVRPQGPHGERPSYWKSAGVGSAFAVGWTPCITPVLGAILTLAYNSAAEGTAGTWSGVGKASLLLTFYAAGLSIPFLLAGAALGQITLFLKKMNRFLPIVTIASGLLLVIVGLLIFFNSVTELNRLYRP